A single window of Candidatus Obscuribacter sp. DNA harbors:
- a CDS encoding patatin-like phospholipase family protein, giving the protein MTLKSSGIELVLGAGGVKGFGHVGVLDAIHELNIPIQSVTGVSVGSLVAVLYANGYTPDEIFAELVHGLTERNNPNLIFKCLTPADPFSLMVGGPIDLSVSMQEMVDRLKLKANDQLKIVACDILRHEPVVFEGSDYGTLSLAKALTASCALPTVLRPVWHQDGMAPRLLVDGAVYHYNPIDFCANGAIVSTFRTVTEMPKEFKSPFDVYFHLREQYAPIAGHRRHVDPHKHIVLEIGLTDVAGLNFGVDYDKCLAMRAEAKATALKGLKEAIAAGRVPTMVV; this is encoded by the coding sequence ATGACTCTCAAATCCTCAGGGATTGAGCTTGTTCTCGGTGCTGGTGGTGTCAAGGGATTCGGTCACGTTGGCGTTCTCGACGCCATTCATGAGCTGAACATCCCCATCCAGTCTGTCACCGGTGTTTCGGTGGGTTCGCTCGTGGCCGTTCTCTACGCCAATGGCTACACCCCCGACGAGATCTTCGCCGAACTGGTGCACGGTCTCACGGAACGCAACAATCCCAACCTCATCTTCAAGTGCCTCACGCCCGCTGACCCCTTCAGCCTGATGGTCGGCGGCCCGATTGACCTCTCGGTCTCCATGCAGGAGATGGTCGATCGTCTCAAGCTCAAGGCCAACGACCAGCTCAAGATTGTCGCTTGCGACATTCTGCGGCATGAGCCGGTGGTCTTCGAGGGCTCCGACTACGGCACTCTCAGCCTCGCCAAGGCGCTCACCGCTTCTTGCGCGCTGCCCACTGTGCTGCGCCCTGTCTGGCATCAGGACGGCATGGCTCCGCGCCTTCTCGTCGATGGTGCTGTCTACCACTACAACCCCATCGACTTCTGCGCAAACGGTGCCATCGTGAGCACCTTCCGCACGGTCACCGAGATGCCGAAGGAATTCAAGTCGCCCTTCGACGTCTACTTCCATCTGCGTGAGCAGTATGCTCCCATTGCCGGCCATCGCCGACATGTGGACCCGCACAAGCACATCGTGCTGGAAATCGGACTGACTGACGTCGCCGGCCTCAACTTCGGCGTCGACTACGACAAGTGCCTGGCCATGCGTGCCGAGGCCAAGGCCACTGCCCTCAAGGGTCTGAAGGAGGCAATCGCCGCCGGACGAGTCCCCACGATGGTGGTCTAA
- a CDS encoding alpha/beta hydrolase, translating to MINTRNRAIEARTKDFLDGVNSSGDPPIYKLTPEAARKVLEDVQSGTVADPEVTESELTIVGPYGKELKIFLFKPVARASKNSNNGNREHKKALPVILYCHGAGWVMGSKNTHRRLVQELAAGADACLAFVEYSRSPEAKFPLAIEECDSALNYLLSEGEKLGLNPHKLALAGDSVGGNMAIALANLCAQKKNVAPLLQVLFYPVTDFGFETGSYKEFAEGHFLTKEAMKWFWEQYLPSESEGSSAMASPLKMEMTRLQAMPKTLLITAECDVLRDEGEAFAARLIEAGVDVTAMRMLGTIHDFVMLSPLAKTPATRCAIAVATAMLKEALH from the coding sequence ATGATTAACACCAGAAACAGGGCCATTGAAGCTCGCACAAAAGATTTTTTGGATGGTGTCAACAGCTCGGGAGATCCGCCTATCTATAAACTGACCCCAGAAGCCGCTCGTAAAGTCCTGGAAGATGTGCAGTCCGGCACTGTTGCTGATCCAGAAGTGACCGAAAGCGAATTGACAATTGTTGGACCATACGGCAAAGAGCTAAAAATATTTCTCTTTAAACCTGTTGCCAGAGCTAGTAAAAACTCAAATAATGGCAACAGAGAACACAAAAAGGCACTGCCAGTGATACTGTATTGCCACGGTGCTGGTTGGGTGATGGGGAGCAAAAATACGCACCGTCGCTTAGTGCAAGAGTTGGCGGCAGGAGCCGATGCCTGTCTCGCTTTTGTTGAGTACAGCCGCTCTCCTGAAGCTAAGTTTCCGCTGGCCATTGAAGAGTGTGACAGTGCCCTGAATTATTTGCTGAGTGAAGGTGAAAAGCTCGGTCTCAATCCACATAAACTGGCACTGGCTGGAGACAGCGTTGGGGGCAATATGGCAATTGCGCTGGCCAATCTTTGTGCCCAGAAGAAAAATGTTGCTCCACTTTTGCAAGTTTTGTTTTATCCAGTTACTGATTTTGGCTTTGAAACTGGCTCCTACAAAGAATTTGCTGAGGGGCACTTCCTTACAAAAGAGGCTATGAAATGGTTTTGGGAGCAATATTTGCCCAGCGAAAGTGAAGGTAGTAGTGCTATGGCATCGCCACTAAAGATGGAAATGACACGTCTGCAGGCAATGCCCAAAACTCTTTTGATTACCGCAGAGTGTGACGTATTGAGGGATGAAGGTGAGGCTTTTGCTGCTCGACTGATTGAAGCTGGTGTGGATGTGACTGCTATGCGGATGCTTGGCACTATTCATGACTTTGTCATGCTCAGTCCTCTAGCCAAAACACCAGCAACCCGTTGTGCTATTGCTGTAGCAACTGCAATGCTCAAAGAAGCTCTGCATTAG
- a CDS encoding alpha/beta fold hydrolase, with amino-acid sequence MSEPANRSQNFCLPAIDPTLRLQISGQPVAFESGLDSSGKTLILRGNWHPAPVQAQTKEPVLLVHSFGGNKQEYNGFFSRLAFELTCSGFDVLRFDCRGCGESDGLTDDIHPRALVQDTRAALGWLTGHTGKKRVHLAGYSLGGLIAALSLPQTVHHLASLPLIQSPYDLARELKRRYPMGFDGLRTSAYINAPLFKMGADFKAQLPEAKPPTEGKEYAQINQSLDADNRQLPVLLITGSNDIIVPQSTNLQNWQTYFESSRYLLTSFCVAQADHGFSSQGDLEECIGRLCEFLSSVSAS; translated from the coding sequence ATGTCTGAACCAGCTAACCGCTCTCAAAACTTTTGTTTGCCTGCTATCGATCCGACTTTGCGCTTGCAGATAAGTGGTCAGCCTGTCGCTTTTGAGTCAGGTCTGGACAGTAGCGGCAAGACCCTTATTTTACGAGGCAACTGGCATCCTGCACCTGTGCAAGCACAGACAAAGGAGCCAGTTTTACTGGTGCATAGCTTTGGTGGCAACAAGCAAGAATACAATGGCTTTTTTAGCCGATTGGCTTTTGAACTGACTTGCAGCGGCTTTGATGTGTTGCGCTTTGATTGTCGAGGCTGCGGCGAAAGCGACGGTCTGACAGATGATATTCATCCGCGCGCTCTTGTGCAGGACACACGAGCTGCTCTAGGGTGGCTGACTGGACATACTGGCAAAAAGCGCGTGCATTTAGCAGGCTATAGCCTTGGTGGTTTGATAGCGGCTCTCAGTCTGCCACAAACAGTGCACCATTTAGCCAGCTTGCCTCTGATCCAGTCGCCTTACGATCTTGCTAGAGAGCTTAAACGGCGCTATCCCATGGGTTTTGATGGTCTGAGGACTTCTGCTTACATCAACGCTCCGCTATTTAAAATGGGAGCTGATTTCAAAGCACAATTGCCAGAGGCCAAGCCACCTACTGAAGGCAAAGAGTATGCCCAAATCAATCAGAGTTTGGATGCAGATAATCGCCAGTTACCGGTGCTTTTAATCACTGGCTCCAATGACATAATCGTGCCGCAGTCTACAAATTTGCAAAACTGGCAGACGTATTTCGAGAGTTCACGCTACCTTTTGACAAGCTTTTGTGTGGCTCAGGCAGATCACGGATTTAGCAGTCAAGGTGATCTCGAAGAGTGCATAGGTCGGCTGTGCGAGTTCTTAAGCAGTGTTAGCGCTAGCTGA